The following are encoded together in the Salinibacter grassmerensis genome:
- a CDS encoding M1 family metallopeptidase, translating into MTVELSMWRWVLLAMVGGGVLLGGRGACAQPAPGPAAQPQPGIDVQDYDFALALSDTTDRIEGTATVQVRIDTDTLTAVRLDLIGRSSDGDTGMRVQSVAEAGQAVSYRHADDVLRIRPPDLAAGQTRTLRIQYAGVPDDGLIIGTNQHGDRTFFGDNWPNRARHWLPVVDHLSDKATVEFRVAAPARYEVVSNGALVADSVAGTTRHTHWRTDVPLPPKVMVIGVADFAVETAGTVDGVPVQSWVYPEDRGPGLKDLGQAPPILRFFEENLGPYPYEKLANVQSTTRYGGMENAASIFYSETAVADGEDDTSLLAHEIAHQWYGNTVTEADWPHLWLSEGFATYLTGLYLEHARGEAALTRYMTAARRQVVQFHDANPDTPLVDTTYSDPNELLNANPYQKGGWVLHMLRREVGTDTFWTGLRTYYERYRDGNASTRDFRAVMEDVSGQNLEAFFDQWTRRPGHPVIEGTWRHDAAAGECVVTLRQTQAERPFEVPVQVALEASSPRTTTLFMRGREAQSRVNCPRAPSSVTIDPDTDLLAELSMRRAE; encoded by the coding sequence ATGACTGTTGAGCTATCCATGTGGCGCTGGGTCCTTTTGGCGATGGTCGGAGGAGGCGTTCTGCTAGGGGGCCGCGGGGCCTGCGCCCAGCCGGCCCCGGGCCCTGCCGCACAGCCCCAGCCCGGCATCGACGTGCAGGACTACGACTTTGCCCTCGCCCTGTCCGACACCACGGACCGGATCGAGGGCACGGCCACGGTGCAGGTCCGCATCGACACCGACACGCTCACAGCCGTGCGGCTCGACCTGATTGGCCGGTCGTCGGACGGCGACACGGGAATGCGCGTACAGTCGGTGGCCGAGGCGGGACAGGCCGTGTCCTACCGCCACGCCGACGATGTCCTCCGCATCCGGCCGCCCGACCTCGCGGCGGGCCAGACGCGCACGCTCCGCATTCAATATGCGGGCGTGCCGGACGACGGCCTCATCATCGGCACCAACCAGCACGGCGACCGCACCTTCTTCGGCGACAACTGGCCGAACCGGGCGCGCCACTGGCTGCCGGTGGTGGACCACCTGTCCGACAAGGCGACCGTCGAGTTTCGGGTGGCGGCGCCCGCTCGGTACGAGGTCGTGAGCAACGGTGCGCTCGTGGCCGATTCCGTGGCGGGCACCACGCGCCACACGCACTGGCGGACCGACGTGCCGCTACCGCCGAAGGTGATGGTGATCGGCGTGGCCGACTTTGCGGTCGAGACGGCCGGCACCGTCGACGGGGTGCCGGTGCAGAGCTGGGTCTACCCGGAGGATCGGGGGCCGGGCCTCAAGGACCTGGGACAGGCGCCGCCCATCCTCCGATTCTTTGAAGAGAACCTGGGGCCGTACCCGTACGAGAAGCTCGCCAACGTGCAGTCCACCACGCGGTACGGGGGCATGGAGAACGCGGCCTCCATCTTCTATAGCGAGACGGCGGTCGCCGACGGCGAGGACGACACCTCGTTGCTGGCCCACGAGATTGCGCATCAGTGGTACGGGAATACCGTCACCGAGGCGGACTGGCCGCACCTCTGGCTCAGTGAGGGCTTCGCCACGTACCTGACGGGCCTGTACCTGGAGCACGCCCGGGGGGAGGCGGCCCTGACGCGATACATGACCGCTGCACGGCGGCAGGTCGTGCAGTTCCACGACGCAAATCCGGACACGCCCCTTGTGGACACGACCTACAGCGATCCGAACGAGCTCCTCAACGCGAATCCCTACCAGAAGGGGGGCTGGGTACTGCACATGCTCCGTCGCGAGGTGGGCACCGACACCTTTTGGACGGGCCTGCGGACCTACTACGAGCGCTACCGGGACGGCAATGCGAGCACCCGCGACTTCCGGGCCGTGATGGAGGATGTCTCGGGGCAGAATCTGGAGGCCTTCTTCGACCAGTGGACGCGCCGCCCGGGGCACCCGGTGATCGAGGGGACCTGGCGCCACGACGCCGCCGCGGGCGAGTGTGTGGTGACGCTGCGCCAAACCCAGGCCGAGCGGCCGTTTGAGGTGCCGGTGCAGGTGGCCCTCGAAGCGTCTTCTCCCCGCACCACGACGCTTTTCATGCGGGGCCGGGAGGCACAGTCGCGCGTCAACTGTCCACGGGCGCCGTCGTCCGTTACGATCGATCCCGATACGGATCTCCTCGCGGAGCTGTCGATGCGCCGCGCCGAATAG
- a CDS encoding FmdB family zinc ribbon protein: MPTYTYRREDGSTFEVDQPITEDPLDTCPETGQDVERIITDNPGVIFKGEGFHVNDYDDHGPKEKAPDSGDTDEDAEAEAS, translated from the coding sequence ATGCCGACCTACACGTACCGCCGCGAAGATGGAAGCACCTTTGAGGTCGATCAGCCCATCACCGAAGACCCTCTCGACACGTGCCCGGAGACGGGGCAGGACGTGGAACGGATTATCACCGACAACCCCGGGGTCATCTTCAAGGGCGAGGGCTTCCACGTCAACGACTACGACGACCACGGGCCCAAGGAGAAGGCCCCGGACTCCGGCGATACGGACGAAGACGCCGAAGCGGAAGCGTCGTAG
- a CDS encoding (2Fe-2S)-binding protein: protein MHELTVEGLGTCEVEEGTRLVRAIEDCGAAVGHRCGGESQCTTCRVEFAEGEPQVMTEAEYDKLTDIGQFGEMRLACQIVVDRDMTLTPLMTVEDQGWDDAGPEPAITVEPDAEWFSIETLEER from the coding sequence ATGCACGAGCTCACAGTTGAAGGCCTTGGCACCTGCGAAGTTGAAGAAGGCACCCGGCTCGTTCGGGCCATCGAGGACTGTGGGGCGGCGGTGGGGCACCGCTGTGGGGGGGAGTCCCAGTGCACGACGTGCCGGGTAGAATTCGCGGAGGGGGAGCCTCAGGTCATGACCGAGGCCGAGTACGACAAGCTTACCGACATCGGCCAGTTCGGAGAGATGCGCCTCGCCTGTCAGATCGTGGTGGACCGGGACATGACGCTGACGCCCCTCATGACGGTGGAGGATCAGGGGTGGGACGATGCGGGCCCGGAGCCGGCCATCACGGTAGAGCCGGACGCGGAATGGTTTTCGATCGAGACGCTGGAGGAGAGGTAG
- the idi gene encoding isopentenyl-diphosphate Delta-isomerase, whose protein sequence is MPHPVVLVNEDDRPLGTADKLEAHAEGWLHRAFSVFVFDPTGRLLLQRRTGDKYHSGGLWSNTCCSHPRPEEAPVDAAHRRLPEELGFTAPLTPAFQDRYELSVGDNLVEHEHNHVFIGTADAPHIRPSADEVDDWAWISPSALRDDVVARPHRYTAWFRHLLPSALAAAPSTSGDPSASAPTA, encoded by the coding sequence ATGCCCCATCCCGTCGTACTGGTCAATGAGGACGACCGGCCGCTCGGCACCGCCGACAAGCTCGAGGCACACGCTGAGGGGTGGCTTCACCGCGCCTTTTCGGTGTTTGTTTTCGACCCCACCGGTCGACTCCTTCTCCAGCGACGAACCGGCGACAAGTACCATTCCGGCGGGCTCTGGTCGAACACCTGCTGCAGCCATCCCCGGCCCGAGGAGGCCCCGGTCGACGCGGCCCATCGCCGGCTGCCCGAGGAACTCGGCTTTACGGCCCCTCTGACGCCCGCCTTCCAGGACCGCTACGAGCTCTCCGTCGGGGACAACCTCGTGGAGCACGAACACAACCACGTGTTCATCGGCACAGCCGACGCGCCTCACATTCGCCCCAGCGCCGATGAGGTGGACGACTGGGCGTGGATCTCCCCATCCGCCCTGCGCGACGACGTGGTGGCCCGCCCCCACCGGTACACGGCGTGGTTTCGGCACCTTCTGCCGTCCGCCCTCGCGGCTGCCCCGTCCACATCCGGCGATCCGTCGGCGTCCGCCCCCACTGCATAG
- a CDS encoding DUF547 domain-containing protein — translation MAGRIWMLALVLCIGSGGPLAVASTGAPCAVSDSTRHAAFDRLLERFVDSQGDVDYAALQTQADTVLAPYLRTLAGARPSTLDREGRLAFWINAYNAYTLKLIVDHFPVASIRDIDGPPGGGTPFERPVGPVADTVRTLDEIEHEIIRVRFDEPRIHFALVCAAKSCPRLRREAYTGPQLDAQLDAQARRFLNLSSKNRIPDGDGTIALSRILKWYGGDFGPTPAAIQRALAPFFQGTVRDSLTQGAYTIRYRPYDWTLNDPSLDRGDGDPDIAADS, via the coding sequence ATGGCTGGGCGGATATGGATGCTCGCACTGGTTCTGTGCATCGGTAGCGGCGGCCCTCTCGCCGTGGCCTCCACGGGCGCTCCCTGCGCCGTGTCGGATTCGACCCGGCACGCCGCATTCGACCGCCTGCTGGAGCGGTTCGTGGATTCTCAGGGCGACGTGGACTACGCGGCCCTGCAGACGCAGGCCGACACTGTGCTCGCCCCCTACCTCCGAACGCTGGCCGGCGCCCGCCCCTCCACACTGGACCGGGAGGGCCGCCTTGCCTTCTGGATCAACGCGTACAACGCCTACACGCTAAAGCTAATCGTCGACCACTTTCCGGTGGCGAGCATCCGGGACATTGACGGGCCGCCCGGCGGCGGCACCCCATTTGAGCGCCCCGTCGGCCCCGTCGCCGATACCGTCCGAACCCTCGACGAGATCGAGCACGAGATCATTCGCGTGCGGTTCGACGAGCCGCGCATCCACTTCGCGCTCGTCTGTGCCGCCAAGAGCTGTCCGCGCCTCCGCCGGGAGGCCTACACGGGCCCGCAGCTCGACGCACAGCTCGACGCACAGGCCCGCCGGTTTCTGAACCTGTCGTCCAAAAACCGCATTCCCGACGGCGACGGCACCATCGCGCTGTCTCGCATCCTGAAGTGGTACGGGGGGGACTTCGGGCCTACCCCAGCCGCCATCCAGCGGGCTCTCGCCCCCTTCTTCCAGGGGACGGTGCGCGACTCTTTGACGCAGGGCGCGTACACGATCCGCTACCGGCCGTACGACTGGACCCTGAACGACCCTTCCCTAGATCGGGGCGACGGGGATCCCGACATCGCCGCCGACTCCTGA
- the gatB gene encoding Asp-tRNA(Asn)/Glu-tRNA(Gln) amidotransferase subunit GatB, whose amino-acid sequence MAYERYEPVIGLEVHVQLQTNAKIFSPDATAFGAAPNSQVDPISLGHPGTLPVLNEAVVKHALRLGVATHCSIADRSAFARKHYFYPDLPKGYQISQYDTPICYDGYLEVFPGEEEDASPSAPDSRRIGLTRIHMEEDAGKSVHTSSGHTTRLDYNRCGVPLLEMVTEPDLRSPREAHLFLRRLRQLVRYLGISDGNMEEGSLRCDANVSVRPRGREAFGTRTELKNMNSMRHVEQALDYEIARQIAAEERGESITQQTLLWDTDSGTTRPMRSKEEAHDYRYLPDPDLVEVQIEDDMIEEVREGLPELPRARRRRFVEDVGLPEYDAGVLTEERAVADYFEDALRHLYKRTKGGDTDAQAKAVSNFVMTDVMRVLNERDLSVGELDVGPERLAQLVFLRLEDKVNSNGAQEVFEAMLDTPDKSAGRIADERDLIQVTDRGAIAPVVEDVLDDNPDKVATYLGGKDGLLGFFIGQVMQRFDGSPDPELVRSLLREKLDARRDTANVDE is encoded by the coding sequence ATGGCCTACGAGAGGTACGAGCCGGTTATCGGCCTGGAGGTGCACGTCCAGCTCCAGACCAACGCCAAGATCTTCAGCCCCGACGCCACGGCATTTGGGGCCGCCCCCAACAGCCAGGTCGACCCCATCAGCCTCGGCCACCCGGGCACGCTGCCGGTGCTCAACGAAGCGGTGGTCAAGCATGCCCTGCGGCTCGGCGTGGCAACCCACTGCTCGATCGCGGACCGCTCGGCCTTCGCGCGCAAGCACTACTTCTATCCGGACCTGCCGAAGGGGTATCAGATCTCCCAGTACGACACGCCGATCTGCTACGACGGCTACCTGGAGGTCTTCCCTGGTGAGGAGGAAGACGCGTCCCCGTCCGCCCCGGACTCCCGACGTATCGGGCTGACGCGCATTCACATGGAGGAGGACGCGGGCAAGTCCGTGCACACCTCGTCCGGCCACACCACCCGACTCGACTACAACCGATGCGGGGTGCCGCTGCTGGAGATGGTGACCGAGCCGGACCTCCGCTCTCCACGGGAGGCGCACCTCTTCCTGCGGCGACTGCGGCAGCTGGTGCGCTACCTGGGCATCAGCGACGGCAACATGGAGGAGGGCTCCCTGCGCTGCGATGCGAACGTGAGCGTGCGCCCTCGGGGCCGCGAGGCCTTCGGGACGCGCACCGAGCTAAAGAACATGAACTCGATGCGCCACGTGGAGCAGGCGCTCGACTACGAGATTGCCCGCCAGATTGCCGCCGAGGAGCGGGGCGAGTCCATCACGCAGCAGACCCTGCTCTGGGACACAGACTCGGGCACGACGCGGCCCATGCGCTCGAAGGAGGAGGCCCACGACTACCGCTACCTGCCCGATCCGGACCTGGTGGAGGTACAGATCGAGGACGACATGATCGAAGAGGTCCGCGAGGGCCTTCCCGAGCTCCCGCGAGCCCGCCGTCGTCGGTTCGTCGAGGACGTGGGCCTGCCGGAGTACGACGCCGGGGTTCTGACTGAGGAGCGCGCCGTGGCCGACTACTTCGAGGATGCCCTGCGGCACCTCTACAAGCGCACCAAGGGGGGCGACACCGACGCACAGGCCAAGGCGGTCTCGAACTTCGTCATGACGGACGTGATGCGCGTGCTCAACGAGCGGGATCTCTCCGTCGGCGAGTTGGACGTGGGCCCGGAGCGTCTGGCCCAGCTCGTGTTCCTGCGCCTGGAGGACAAGGTGAATTCCAATGGCGCCCAGGAGGTCTTCGAGGCCATGCTCGACACCCCCGATAAGAGCGCGGGCCGCATCGCCGACGAACGGGACCTGATTCAGGTCACCGATCGCGGCGCGATTGCCCCCGTGGTGGAGGACGTCCTGGACGACAATCCAGACAAGGTGGCCACCTACCTCGGCGGCAAAGACGGCCTCCTCGGGTTCTTTATCGGCCAGGTGATGCAGCGCTTCGACGGCTCCCCCGATCCGGAGCTGGTCCGGTCGCTGCTTCGGGAAAAGCTCGATGCGCGGCGGGACACGGCGAATGTCGACGAGTAG
- a CDS encoding TlpA family protein disulfide reductase: MISYGFPLSSAVPSGRCVLGAVLLFVLGSACQPPSSSVQSHLTGQIIVDSSAGALDAYRDIRLLVVRPDGRRLDTLGHARPGPDGHVQMPISAPERSVYALSLWGRGGREQLASTEYVVAPGDTATLRVRLPLQGEGLRPASPENRALQAYRNAMTMHQRLLTRRLRNAPPSANVQVQNIRLTSSVLWDLRDRYPGTFAAEFAAVESLSLLEGWNDSLVAARAQQIGTASPRYVDAAHIARRAEARLYGHQAALTLLDTLEVRAANARQQAGVQAARIQAFLDSAQVEAALSASQRLRARFPRTSWAEWARRTEYEAARLRPGMTAPNLTLRTLRGDTLSLRSLRGRPVVLEYYRPGLDLYALQRPLRNALYNATRADSVAFISISTEPDTLVNRAFLRNRPLPGRRAIAADGTSDPLVTRYNAVRVPRWVLIDDTGAIVDCYRAGDFPALRQSLAQLLRPEPSADAPLSLP, encoded by the coding sequence ATGATTTCCTACGGGTTCCCCCTTTCCAGTGCTGTCCCGTCGGGGCGGTGCGTCCTGGGTGCAGTTCTCCTCTTCGTTCTGGGCAGTGCCTGCCAGCCCCCCTCCTCCTCGGTCCAGAGCCACCTGACGGGCCAGATCATCGTCGACTCGTCGGCCGGCGCCCTCGACGCGTACCGCGACATTCGGCTCCTCGTGGTTCGGCCGGACGGGCGCCGCCTGGACACACTGGGCCACGCCCGGCCCGGCCCCGACGGCCACGTCCAGATGCCGATTTCTGCGCCGGAGCGGAGCGTCTACGCCCTGTCTCTCTGGGGGCGGGGCGGTCGCGAGCAACTCGCAAGCACGGAGTACGTGGTGGCCCCCGGCGACACCGCCACGCTTCGCGTTCGCCTTCCGCTCCAGGGCGAGGGGCTTCGTCCCGCGTCGCCGGAGAATCGGGCCCTGCAGGCGTACCGCAACGCCATGACGATGCACCAGCGCCTGCTCACACGCCGGCTCCGGAATGCCCCGCCCAGCGCCAACGTGCAGGTCCAGAACATCCGCCTCACCAGTAGCGTCCTGTGGGACCTCCGGGACCGCTACCCCGGCACCTTCGCCGCGGAGTTTGCCGCCGTCGAATCCCTCTCCCTGCTCGAGGGCTGGAACGACTCATTGGTGGCGGCCCGCGCCCAGCAGATCGGCACCGCCAGCCCGCGCTACGTCGACGCCGCCCACATCGCCCGGCGGGCCGAGGCCCGCCTCTACGGCCACCAGGCGGCGCTCACACTTCTCGACACCCTGGAGGTCCGGGCCGCCAATGCGCGGCAGCAGGCTGGGGTCCAGGCCGCCCGCATCCAGGCGTTCCTGGACAGCGCACAGGTGGAGGCGGCCCTCTCGGCGTCCCAGCGGCTTCGGGCCCGATTTCCGCGCACGTCCTGGGCCGAATGGGCCCGACGCACAGAATACGAGGCGGCCCGGCTGCGGCCGGGCATGACGGCGCCGAACCTGACGCTCCGGACCCTTCGCGGCGATACCCTCTCCCTCCGCTCCCTTCGGGGCCGGCCCGTCGTTCTCGAGTACTACCGGCCCGGACTCGACTTGTACGCCCTCCAGCGCCCCCTCCGGAACGCCCTGTACAATGCCACCCGGGCCGACTCCGTCGCGTTCATCTCCATCTCCACCGAGCCCGACACGCTCGTCAACCGCGCCTTTTTGCGAAACCGACCGCTTCCGGGCCGTCGGGCCATCGCCGCCGACGGGACGAGTGACCCGCTCGTCACCCGGTACAACGCCGTCCGCGTTCCCCGGTGGGTTCTCATCGACGACACGGGGGCAATCGTGGACTGCTACCGGGCGGGCGATTTCCCAGCCCTCCGGCAAAGCCTCGCCCAGCTCCTCCGGCCGGAGCCCTCGGCGGACGCCCCGCTGTCCCTTCCCTGA
- a CDS encoding class I SAM-dependent methyltransferase, whose amino-acid sequence MPSVLSGTLSYIKNFLRDQDVAAIVPSSSFLVRRVCKWIDFEEDQVVVEYGPGNGVFSEFILDRMTADSTLLLVESNPDFVDMLEEWTADDPRALVVQDRAEHIVDILDEHDMGAVDYVVSGIPFSFFDEDEREELLARTRDVLAEDGKFLVYQNYNHLEAPLRKHFSEVTKEYELRNIPPTMFAYEARK is encoded by the coding sequence ATGCCGTCCGTTCTCTCCGGGACCCTTTCCTACATCAAGAACTTTCTGCGGGACCAGGATGTCGCGGCGATTGTGCCCTCCTCCTCGTTCCTGGTCCGGCGCGTCTGCAAGTGGATCGACTTCGAGGAGGACCAGGTCGTCGTCGAGTACGGCCCCGGGAACGGGGTCTTCAGCGAGTTCATCCTCGACCGCATGACGGCGGACTCGACCCTCCTCCTCGTCGAGAGCAATCCCGACTTCGTGGACATGCTCGAGGAGTGGACGGCCGACGACCCCCGGGCGCTCGTCGTGCAGGACCGGGCCGAGCACATCGTCGACATTCTCGACGAGCACGACATGGGGGCGGTCGACTACGTCGTGTCCGGAATCCCCTTTTCCTTCTTCGACGAGGATGAGCGGGAGGAACTGCTCGCCCGAACCCGGGACGTGCTCGCGGAAGACGGAAAGTTTCTCGTCTACCAGAACTACAACCACTTGGAAGCCCCGCTCCGCAAGCACTTCTCGGAGGTCACGAAGGAGTACGAGCTCCGCAACATCCCCCCGACGATGTTTGCCTACGAGGCGCGGAAGTAG
- the tpiA gene encoding triose-phosphate isomerase: protein MLVAGNWKMNTDVPEGRALADAIAEDLSSASSDLGNVDVLVCPSHVHLPAVLDALADTPVTVGAQDMHAEDEGAYTGDVSAPMLTSIGCDAVILGHSERRKYYDETDAEVNAKVKQARAHGLVPIVCVGETLEQRKAGEADTVVQNQVDGALSGVSIDGPDDLVVAYEPIWAIGTGESAEPEQAQEMHAVIRDDLAGRYGGDVADEVPLLYGGSMKPHNAYGLLSQPDIDGGLIGSASLAAESFLGIAEKAVEVLAASED from the coding sequence ATGCTGGTCGCTGGCAATTGGAAAATGAACACCGACGTCCCGGAAGGCCGGGCGCTCGCCGACGCCATCGCAGAGGACCTTTCGTCCGCGTCGTCCGATCTCGGCAATGTGGACGTCCTGGTCTGCCCCTCACACGTTCACCTGCCGGCCGTCCTCGACGCACTGGCGGACACCCCCGTCACGGTGGGGGCCCAGGACATGCACGCCGAGGACGAAGGGGCCTACACCGGCGACGTGTCCGCCCCCATGCTTACCTCAATCGGGTGTGACGCCGTCATTCTCGGCCACTCCGAGCGGCGCAAGTACTACGACGAGACCGACGCCGAGGTCAACGCAAAGGTGAAGCAGGCCCGCGCCCACGGCCTCGTGCCCATCGTGTGCGTCGGCGAGACGCTCGAGCAGCGGAAGGCGGGGGAGGCCGACACGGTCGTCCAGAACCAGGTGGACGGGGCGCTGTCGGGGGTGTCGATCGACGGCCCGGACGACCTCGTCGTGGCCTACGAACCGATCTGGGCGATCGGCACCGGCGAGTCGGCCGAGCCTGAGCAGGCGCAGGAGATGCACGCGGTGATCCGGGACGACCTGGCGGGGCGCTACGGCGGCGACGTGGCGGACGAGGTGCCGCTCCTCTACGGCGGCAGCATGAAGCCACACAACGCCTACGGCCTCCTCTCCCAGCCCGACATCGACGGTGGCCTCATCGGCAGCGCCAGCCTCGCGGCCGAGAGCTTTCTCGGGATCGCCGAGAAGGCCGTGGAGGTGTTGGCGGCATCCGAGGACTGA
- a CDS encoding class I fructose-bisphosphate aldolase, which produces MAQATRTPIAKHLGDEAEDLLDHECETIPKDQVYLPGPDFVDRVWKGSDRSPQVLRSMQQIFNHGRLGGSGYISILPVDQGIEHSAGASFAPNPMYFDPENIVKLAIEGGCNAVATTYGVLGSVARDYAHKIPFILKINHSELLSYPNRYDQVPYARVEDAYEQGCVGVGATIYWGSEESNRQLQEISKIFSRAHELGMTTILWCYVRNKEFVLNGSNYEGSADLTGQANHLGATIEADIIKQKQPTLTGGYQAVRDHKDDGYAKDPSLVDEKLLTDHPIDMTRYQVANNYMGRCGLINSGGSSGENDLQQVVRTAVINKRAGGMGLITGRKSFQKPMEDGIEILNAIQDVYLDDDITIA; this is translated from the coding sequence ATGGCCCAAGCAACCCGCACCCCCATTGCCAAGCACCTCGGCGACGAAGCCGAAGACCTCCTCGACCACGAGTGTGAGACCATTCCGAAAGACCAGGTCTACCTTCCCGGCCCGGATTTCGTCGACCGCGTCTGGAAGGGCTCCGACCGCAGTCCTCAGGTCCTCCGGTCGATGCAGCAGATCTTCAACCACGGTCGCCTTGGCGGGTCTGGCTACATCTCCATCCTGCCCGTCGACCAGGGCATCGAGCACTCCGCCGGCGCCTCCTTCGCGCCGAACCCGATGTACTTCGACCCCGAAAACATCGTCAAGCTGGCGATCGAGGGCGGCTGCAACGCCGTGGCCACCACCTACGGCGTGCTCGGCTCCGTGGCGCGAGACTACGCCCACAAGATCCCCTTCATTCTCAAGATCAATCACAGCGAACTGCTCTCGTACCCGAACCGGTACGACCAGGTGCCGTACGCCCGCGTCGAAGACGCCTACGAGCAGGGCTGTGTCGGCGTCGGGGCCACGATCTACTGGGGCTCCGAAGAGTCGAACCGCCAGCTGCAGGAGATCTCGAAGATCTTCTCCCGGGCGCACGAGCTGGGCATGACCACCATCCTCTGGTGCTACGTGCGCAACAAGGAGTTCGTCCTGAACGGCTCCAACTACGAGGGCTCGGCCGACCTCACGGGCCAGGCCAACCACCTCGGGGCCACCATCGAGGCGGACATCATTAAGCAGAAGCAGCCGACCCTTACGGGCGGGTACCAGGCCGTGCGGGACCACAAGGACGACGGCTACGCGAAGGACCCGTCGCTCGTCGACGAGAAGCTGCTGACGGACCACCCGATCGACATGACCCGCTACCAGGTCGCCAACAACTACATGGGACGCTGCGGCCTGATCAACTCCGGCGGGTCCAGTGGCGAGAACGACCTGCAGCAGGTCGTCCGGACGGCCGTCATCAACAAGCGCGCCGGCGGGATGGGCCTCATCACGGGGCGCAAGTCGTTCCAGAAGCCGATGGAGGACGGCATCGAGATCCTGAACGCCATCCAGGACGTGTACCTCGACGACGACATCACGATTGCCTGA
- a CDS encoding sucrase ferredoxin, with protein MASDFCSRLARSHDVSPTGTATEAAHWLLIEDPSPWSTDAVEDADWGPSVHGAIAGWTDTMPDLRVQLIRRGLERWDDPGRIRCIAVRSGPRPVVREWSLGAYEDIPALQVPEALRASGPATDAGPLVLTCVNGRRDACCAKWGRPVARAMADTAPEAAWQTSHLGGHRFAPTALVLPHGTHYGWLRPDDMADLVAAHRRGHLHDLDRVRGAVHQPRPVQAACLSLRRRLGTTALSAVQGVGAEKTDAQWTVRVRAADETRMAHVWQEQRGTPFPHSCGSREAKPETDWHVRWEGDETARP; from the coding sequence ATGGCTTCCGACTTCTGTTCCCGGCTGGCCCGCTCGCATGACGTATCACCGACGGGCACGGCCACCGAGGCCGCACACTGGCTCCTAATCGAAGACCCCTCGCCGTGGAGCACAGATGCGGTCGAGGATGCGGACTGGGGCCCGAGCGTACACGGGGCCATTGCGGGGTGGACGGACACGATGCCCGACCTTCGCGTGCAGCTCATCCGTCGGGGGCTTGAACGGTGGGACGACCCGGGCCGCATTCGCTGCATCGCCGTGCGGTCCGGGCCACGGCCGGTCGTGCGCGAGTGGTCGCTCGGGGCCTACGAGGACATTCCGGCCTTGCAGGTGCCCGAGGCGCTGCGGGCGTCCGGTCCCGCCACCGATGCAGGGCCGCTCGTGCTCACCTGTGTGAACGGCCGCCGGGATGCCTGTTGTGCCAAGTGGGGACGTCCCGTCGCCCGGGCCATGGCCGACACCGCCCCCGAGGCCGCGTGGCAGACGTCCCACCTCGGCGGACACCGCTTTGCCCCCACTGCCCTGGTGCTGCCCCACGGCACGCACTACGGCTGGCTCCGCCCCGACGACATGGCCGATCTGGTGGCAGCGCATCGGCGCGGGCACCTTCATGATCTCGACCGGGTGCGCGGGGCGGTCCATCAGCCGCGGCCGGTGCAGGCGGCGTGCCTGTCCCTCCGGCGACGCCTGGGGACGACCGCCCTTTCGGCCGTGCAGGGCGTGGGGGCGGAGAAGACGGACGCGCAGTGGACGGTTCGGGTGCGGGCCGCGGACGAGACGCGGATGGCGCACGTGTGGCAGGAGCAGCGTGGGACGCCGTTCCCGCACAGCTGCGGAAGTCGCGAGGCGAAGCCGGAGACGGACTGGCACGTGCGATGGGAGGGCGACGAGACAGCCCGCCCTTGA